One genomic segment of Misgurnus anguillicaudatus chromosome 25, ASM2758022v2, whole genome shotgun sequence includes these proteins:
- the LOC129426160 gene encoding E3 ubiquitin/ISG15 ligase TRIM25, whose amino-acid sequence MAEAQKFSCSVCLDLLKDPVTIPCGHSYCKSCITKCWDQNEMRIYSCPQCRQTFTPRPVLFKNVMFAEMVEELKKTKLQTAVPADSYAEAGDVECDACTERKYKAVKSCLECLKSYCQNHLKQHENFFNDRRHHLMNPTRQLHEMICSKHHKELEIYCRTDQHCICYLCTMDEHKNHDTVTAVAERTEKQRVLGERQRKLHQIIEEREKELQELREAVDSHARRRSEVTQLIRDQEKTAVSRAEGVMKRLEEEIDDLRRREAELKQFSQTDNNIHFLQGFQSLSAALESSVSHRFTLSSLLSFDDVRKSLSQLKDKLEDFCREEIEKISGEDFKQFTLDSNTVNKYFKLSDGNRKATYTKTDHQYPDHPDRFDQRRQVLCRESLCGRCYWEVEWSGGVDFKQFTLDSNTVNKFIQLSDGNRTATNTKTVHQYPDHPDRFDQLCQVLCRESLCGRCYWEVEWSDKVFISVSYKSISRKAEGHECWFGFNDQSWSLYCTNSSCFFLHNNKHTNLPVVLSSCRIGVYVDHSTGSLSFYSVSDTMKLIHKVQTTFTQSLYPGFWIVPGSVTLCNPAV is encoded by the exons ATGGCAGAAGCTCAGAAGTTCAGCTGTTCAGTGTGTTTAGATCTCCTGAAGGATCCAGTGACCATTCCCTGTGGACACAGTTACTGTAAGAGCTGTATTACAAAGTGTTGGGATCAGAATGAGATGAGAATCTACAGCTGCCCTCAATGCAGACAAACCTTCACACCAAGacctgttttatttaaaaatgtgatgtttGCTGAAATGGTGGAGGAACTGAAGAAGACAAAACTTCAGACTGCTGTTCCTGCTGACTCTTATGCTGAAGCTGGAGATGTGGAGTGTGACGCCTGTACTGAGAGAAAATACAAAGCTGTCAAGTCCTGTCTGGAGTGTCTGAAGTCTTACTGTCAAAATCATCTTAAACAACATGAGAATTTCTTCAATGACAGGAGGCATCATTTGATGAATCCCACCAGACAACTTCATGAGATGATCTGCTCAAAACATCATAAAGAACTAGAAATCTACTGTCGCACCGACCAACACTGCATTTGTTATCTGTGTACGATGGACGAACATAAAAACCATGATACTGTGACAGCTGTAGCAGAAAGAACTGAGAAACAG AGAGTTTtgggagagagacagagaaaattACATCAGATTATtgaggagagagagaaggagCTTCAGGAGCTGAGAGAGGCTGTGGACTCTCATGCG AGAAGACGATCTGAGGTGACACAactgatcagagatcaggaaaAGACTGCAGTGAGTCGAGCTGAAGGAGTCATGAAGCGTCTGGAGGAGGAGATTGATGATCTGAGGAGGAGAGAAGCTGAACTGAAGCAGTTTTCACAAACAGACAATAACATTCATTTCCTACAG GGTTTTCAGTCTCTGTCTGCAGCTCTTGAGTCTTCAGTCTCACACAGATTTACTCTCAGCTCTCTTCTCTCTTTTGATGATGTGAGAAAATCTCTCTCTCAACTGAAAGACAAACTGGAGGATTTCTGTAGAGAGGAGATAGAGAAGATATCTGGTGAAG ATTTCAAGCAGTTCACACTGGATTCAAACACAgttaataaatactttaagtTGTCTGATGGGAACAGAAAGGCTACTTACACTAAGACAGACCATCAGTATCCTGATCATCCAGACAGATTTGATCAGCGGCGTCAGGTGTTGTGTAGAGAGAGTTTGTGTGGACGCTGTTACTGGGAGGTTGAGTGGAGTGGTGGTGTCG ATTTCAAGCAGTTCACACTGGATTCAAACACAGTGAATAAATTCATTCAGCTGTCTGATGGGAACAGAACGGCTACTAACACTAAGACAGTCCATCAGTATCCTGATCATCCAGACAGATTTGATCAGCTGTGTCAGGTGTTGTGTAGAGAGAGTTTGTGTGGACGCTGTTACTGGGAGGTTGAGTGGAGTGATAAGGTGTttatatcagtgtcatataaGAGCATCAGCAGGAAGGCAGAGGGTCATGAGTGTTGGTTTGGATTTAATGATCAGTCCTGGAGTTTGTACTGCACTAACTCCAGCTGCTTCTTCCTTCACAATAACAAACACACTAATCTCCCTGTAGTGTTGAGCTCCTGTAGAATAGGAGTGTATGTGGATCACAGTACAGGATCTCTGTCCTTCTACAGCGTCTCTGATACAATGAAACTCATACACAAAGTCCAGACCACATTCACTCAATCACTTTATCCTGGGTTTTGGATCGTTCCAGGTTCAGTGACGTTATGTAATCCAGCAGTGTAG